A genomic region of Pseudomonas sp. KU43P contains the following coding sequences:
- a CDS encoding aldehyde dehydrogenase family protein, whose protein sequence is MSDIQLLPAVVEFLARPHGHFVEGQYLAGDAGPSIDVHDPSTGAVISQVAEASEAEVARAVDSARRAFKGAWAEVSPYQKGVVLNRLADLIEANAEELAQLETLCSGKSINLSRGLEIAQSVVFLRYFAGWASKITGQTMTPSIPSFAGERYTAFTLREPVGVVAGIVPWNFSVMIGIWKIASALVTGCTIVIKPSEFTPLTLLRIAELAIEAGVPAGALNVVNGRGAVGQRLIEHSNVAKVAFTGSVPTGIAVGKAAMAANLTRATLELGGKNAAALLADVDVDGAVAGIVQTAYVHQGQVCASPERLYVHRSKVDEVTRKLGEVLGQLKIGSALDPEAQFGPLANAAHLEKILGFFARARANNKVVCGAKAVDRPGYFVEPTVVLANDANDPLLHEETFGPIVCVLPFDDEAQLVELMNDSPYGLTASLWTNDLSKALRLIPQIEAGTVWVNMHTFLDPAVPFGGSKASGVGREFGSAFIDDYTELKSVMIRY, encoded by the coding sequence ATGAGCGATATCCAGCTGTTACCTGCCGTGGTCGAGTTCCTCGCCAGGCCCCATGGCCACTTCGTCGAGGGCCAGTACCTGGCGGGTGACGCGGGGCCGTCGATCGACGTGCATGACCCGTCCACTGGCGCTGTCATCAGCCAGGTTGCCGAGGCCAGCGAAGCCGAAGTGGCCCGCGCCGTGGACAGCGCCCGGCGCGCATTCAAGGGCGCCTGGGCCGAAGTTTCGCCGTATCAGAAGGGGGTGGTGCTCAACCGCCTGGCCGACCTGATCGAAGCCAATGCCGAAGAGCTGGCGCAGCTCGAAACCCTCTGCTCGGGCAAGTCGATCAACCTCTCGCGCGGTCTGGAAATCGCTCAAAGTGTAGTCTTCCTGCGCTACTTCGCCGGCTGGGCGAGCAAAATCACCGGGCAAACCATGACCCCGTCGATCCCCTCGTTCGCTGGCGAGCGCTACACCGCGTTCACCCTGCGCGAGCCGGTAGGCGTGGTGGCAGGTATCGTGCCGTGGAATTTCTCGGTGATGATCGGCATCTGGAAGATCGCCTCGGCACTGGTCACTGGCTGCACCATCGTGATCAAGCCCAGCGAATTCACCCCGCTGACGCTGCTGCGCATCGCCGAGCTGGCGATCGAAGCCGGCGTGCCGGCGGGTGCCTTGAACGTGGTCAATGGGCGCGGCGCCGTGGGCCAGCGGCTGATCGAGCACTCGAATGTGGCCAAGGTGGCCTTCACCGGCTCGGTGCCGACCGGCATCGCCGTGGGCAAGGCGGCGATGGCTGCGAACCTGACCCGTGCCACCCTGGAGCTGGGCGGCAAGAACGCGGCGGCGCTGCTGGCCGATGTGGACGTGGACGGCGCCGTGGCCGGCATCGTGCAGACCGCCTACGTGCACCAGGGGCAGGTGTGCGCCTCGCCGGAGCGCCTGTACGTGCACCGCAGCAAGGTCGATGAAGTCACCCGCAAGCTGGGCGAGGTACTGGGGCAGCTGAAGATCGGCTCCGCGCTGGACCCCGAAGCCCAGTTCGGCCCTCTGGCCAACGCCGCGCACCTGGAGAAGATACTCGGCTTCTTCGCACGTGCCCGCGCCAACAACAAGGTGGTCTGCGGCGCCAAGGCGGTCGACCGCCCGGGCTACTTCGTCGAGCCGACGGTGGTACTGGCCAACGACGCCAATGACCCGCTGCTGCACGAAGAAACCTTCGGGCCGATCGTTTGCGTGCTGCCGTTCGACGACGAGGCGCAACTGGTCGAGCTGATGAACGACAGCCCCTACGGCCTGACCGCCAGCCTGTGGACCAACGACCTGTCCAAGGCCCTGCGGCTGATCCCGCAGATCGAGGCCGGTACGGTATGGGTCAACATGCACACCTTCCTCGATCCGGCAGTGCCGTTTGGCGGCAGCAAGGCCTCCGGCGTGGGGCGCGAGTTCGGCAGCGCGTTCATCGACGATTACACCGAATTGAAATCGGTGATGATCCGCTACTGA
- a CDS encoding Na+/H+ antiporter family protein codes for MNAVIAAVGIMLILSLSRVHVVIALIIGALVGGLVGGLGIEGTLKAFNGGLGGGATVALSYALLGAFAVAIAKSGLAHALADRALSMIDRQGHANGGRVKWLLIGLMLVVAVSSQNILPIHIAFIPLLVPPLLYVLTRLRIDRRMIACVITFGLITPYMFLPVGFGNIFLNEILLANVARAGVDVSGVNVTHAMAIPAAGMLAGLLLAVFVSYRKKRDYDLARIEQVEQVSVQYNPLTLLVAGLAIASAFIVQLWLDSMIIGAMVGFLIFSLSGIVRWKETDDLFTEGMKMMAMIGFIMIAASGFADVMKATGEVKSLVEASAQWIDHSKGVGALLMLLVGLLVTMGIGSSFSTVPILAAIFVPLCVQLGFDPVATVCIVGTAGALGDAGSPASDSTLGPTSGLNVDGQHHHIWDTVVPTFLHYNLPLLAFGWLAAMTL; via the coding sequence ATGAATGCTGTGATTGCCGCTGTCGGCATCATGCTGATACTCAGCCTGTCACGGGTGCACGTGGTGATCGCCCTGATCATCGGTGCACTGGTCGGTGGCCTGGTCGGAGGGCTGGGGATCGAGGGGACGCTCAAGGCCTTCAATGGTGGCCTGGGCGGGGGCGCCACGGTGGCGTTGTCGTATGCCTTGCTCGGCGCCTTCGCCGTGGCCATCGCCAAGTCCGGCCTGGCCCATGCACTGGCCGACCGCGCCCTGAGCATGATCGACCGCCAGGGCCACGCCAACGGCGGCCGGGTCAAGTGGCTGCTGATCGGCTTGATGCTGGTGGTGGCGGTGTCGTCGCAGAACATCCTGCCCATCCACATCGCCTTCATCCCGCTGCTGGTGCCGCCGTTGCTGTACGTGCTGACCCGCTTGCGCATCGACCGCCGGATGATCGCCTGCGTCATCACCTTTGGCCTGATCACGCCGTACATGTTCCTGCCGGTGGGCTTCGGCAACATATTCCTCAACGAGATCCTGCTGGCCAATGTCGCCCGTGCTGGGGTCGATGTGAGCGGTGTCAACGTCACCCATGCCATGGCCATTCCGGCCGCAGGCATGCTGGCCGGCCTGCTGCTGGCGGTATTCGTTAGCTACCGCAAGAAGCGCGACTACGACCTGGCGCGCATCGAGCAGGTGGAGCAGGTGAGCGTCCAGTACAACCCGCTGACCCTGCTGGTGGCGGGGCTGGCGATCGCCTCGGCGTTCATCGTGCAGCTGTGGCTGGACTCGATGATCATCGGCGCCATGGTCGGTTTCCTGATCTTCTCGCTGTCGGGCATCGTGCGTTGGAAAGAAACCGACGATCTGTTCACCGAAGGCATGAAGATGATGGCCATGATCGGCTTCATCATGATCGCCGCATCGGGCTTCGCCGACGTGATGAAGGCCACTGGCGAGGTGAAGAGCCTGGTCGAAGCTTCAGCGCAGTGGATCGACCACAGCAAGGGCGTCGGTGCCTTGCTGATGCTGCTGGTGGGGTTGCTGGTGACCATGGGCATCGGTTCGTCGTTCTCGACGGTGCCGATCCTGGCGGCGATCTTCGTGCCACTGTGCGTGCAGTTGGGCTTCGATCCCGTGGCCACGGTATGCATCGTCGGTACCGCCGGTGCCTTGGGCGATGCGGGCTCGCCGGCATCGGACTCGACCCTGGGCCCTACCTCGGGGCTCAACGTCGACGGCCAGCACCACCATATCTGGGACACCGTGGTACCGACCTTCCTTCACTACAACTTACCCCTGCTGGCCTTCGGCTGGTTGGCGGCGATGACCTTGTAA
- a CDS encoding FecR family protein, with protein MNQDRLNPSPDDAITDAAAHWCMRLHADDCTQVERDAFARWLAADPRHAEEYQAMLEIWDTADLLPRSATVIDFNPAAQHLVQRRNWRPLASAAALVLLVLPLAGWVGWEQGWVPNHYQHLSTRDSMQTVELSDGSTVELNLNSELTFFNYKDRRQVTLERGEAFFKVQHDSAHPFIVRAGHGQTRVTGTQFNVWKYQDQVKVTLVQGSVLVTSNGSTGGYRLGPGMQASYRTGDFEPQLAQSDDYGHSLAWRSGKLVLDNLSLEQALPVINRYLDAPLLLADENTGHIRISGIYNTREVGHLVDNLPKVLPVYLTRSKDGSTVLNSISPPPNKG; from the coding sequence ATGAACCAAGACCGCCTCAATCCCAGCCCAGACGATGCCATTACCGACGCCGCCGCGCATTGGTGCATGCGCCTGCACGCCGACGATTGCACGCAGGTCGAGCGCGACGCCTTCGCCCGCTGGTTGGCCGCCGACCCACGCCACGCCGAGGAGTATCAGGCGATGCTGGAGATCTGGGACACCGCCGACCTGCTGCCACGCAGCGCCACGGTCATAGACTTCAACCCTGCGGCACAACACTTGGTGCAGCGCCGCAACTGGCGCCCGCTGGCGTCGGCTGCAGCGCTCGTGCTGCTGGTATTGCCCCTGGCCGGCTGGGTAGGCTGGGAGCAAGGGTGGGTACCCAACCACTACCAGCACCTGAGTACCCGCGACAGCATGCAGACCGTGGAGTTGAGCGACGGCAGCACGGTCGAGCTCAACCTCAACAGCGAGCTGACCTTCTTCAATTACAAGGACCGGCGCCAGGTCACGCTCGAGCGCGGCGAGGCATTCTTCAAGGTGCAGCACGACAGCGCACACCCCTTCATCGTGCGCGCCGGGCACGGCCAGACGCGCGTGACCGGTACTCAGTTCAACGTGTGGAAGTATCAGGATCAGGTCAAGGTCACCCTGGTGCAGGGTTCGGTGCTGGTCACCAGCAATGGCAGCACCGGCGGCTACCGCCTCGGCCCTGGCATGCAGGCCAGCTACCGCACCGGCGACTTCGAGCCGCAGCTGGCCCAGAGCGACGACTATGGCCACAGCCTGGCCTGGCGCAGCGGCAAGCTGGTGCTCGACAACCTCAGCCTCGAACAGGCCCTGCCGGTCATCAACCGCTACCTCGACGCGCCGCTGCTGCTGGCCGACGAGAACACCGGGCACATTCGCATCAGCGGCATCTATAACACCCGCGAGGTCGGCCACCTGGTAGACAACCTGCCCAAGGTGCTGCCGGTCTACCTGACCCGCAGCAAGGACGGCAGTACTGTCCTCAACAGCATTTCCCCACCGCCCAACAAGGGCTGA
- a CDS encoding methyl-accepting chemotaxis protein translates to MEQQYRQVDQVATASHEMSATAQDVARSAAQAAQAAREADQATREGLQVIDHTTQRIDALAADMNQAMAEVEGLAQNSEKIGSVLEVIRSIAEQTNLLALNAAIEAARAGEAGRGFAVVADEVRNLAQRTQESVEETRQVIEALQAGTREVVGAMDNSHRQAQGGVQQVGQAVTALRRIGQAVTIITDMNLQIASAAEEQSAVAEEINSNVATIRDVTESLSGQANESARVSQALNSLANQQQALMDQFRV, encoded by the coding sequence ATGGAGCAGCAATACCGCCAGGTCGACCAGGTGGCCACGGCCTCGCACGAAATGAGCGCCACCGCCCAGGACGTCGCCCGCAGCGCCGCCCAAGCCGCGCAGGCGGCCCGCGAAGCCGACCAGGCCACCCGTGAAGGCCTGCAGGTGATCGACCACACCACCCAGCGCATCGATGCCCTTGCCGCCGACATGAACCAGGCCATGGCCGAGGTCGAAGGCCTGGCACAGAACAGCGAGAAGATCGGCTCGGTGCTGGAAGTGATCCGTTCGATCGCCGAGCAGACCAACCTGCTGGCACTCAACGCCGCCATCGAAGCGGCCCGCGCCGGCGAGGCCGGCCGTGGGTTTGCCGTGGTCGCCGATGAAGTGCGCAACCTGGCCCAGCGCACCCAGGAGTCGGTGGAAGAAACCCGTCAGGTGATCGAAGCCTTGCAGGCCGGTACCCGCGAAGTGGTCGGCGCCATGGACAACAGCCACCGCCAGGCTCAGGGCGGCGTGCAACAGGTGGGTCAGGCGGTTACCGCGCTGCGCCGCATCGGCCAGGCGGTGACGATCATCACCGACATGAACCTGCAAATTGCCTCGGCCGCCGAGGAACAAAGCGCGGTGGCCGAGGAGATCAACAGCAACGTGGCGACCATTCGAGATGTCACCGAGTCGTTGTCAGGCCAGGCCAATGAGTCGGCGCGGGTCAGCCAGGCGTTGAACAGCCTGGCCAACCAGCAGCAGGCCTTGATGGATCAGTTCCGGGTCTAG
- a CDS encoding ABC transporter substrate-binding protein yields MKKIPTLLAGLLLAVGLASTDSAACAEQQAPIHFGAINWESGALTTEILRLIVERGYGYPTDTLPGSTVSMEVALARNDLQVVAEEWAGRSPAWVKAEAAGQVFALGDTVKKAEEGWWVPAYVIKGDEARGIKPTAPELHSVDDLKRYPEVFSDPEAPGKGRFLNSPSGWTSEIVNTQKLKAYGLDGLYNNFRSGTGAALDAEIDSSIRRGKPVLFYYWSPTPLIGRHDLVRLQEPPFNAENWATLLDPKNPNPRGSQSLPAKLSIGVSKAFREGYPELVAVFEKVDLPIDLLNKTLAQMSEKRLAPEKAAQAFLRDHPEVWKPWLPADIAAKVASDL; encoded by the coding sequence ATGAAGAAAATTCCAACGCTGCTGGCCGGCCTGCTGCTCGCCGTGGGCCTGGCCAGCACCGACAGCGCCGCCTGCGCCGAGCAGCAGGCGCCCATCCACTTTGGCGCCATCAACTGGGAAAGCGGTGCCTTGACCACCGAAATCCTGCGCCTGATCGTCGAGCGCGGTTACGGCTACCCCACCGACACGCTGCCCGGCAGCACCGTCAGCATGGAAGTGGCACTGGCGCGCAATGACCTGCAAGTAGTCGCCGAAGAATGGGCCGGGCGCAGCCCCGCCTGGGTCAAGGCCGAAGCGGCCGGCCAGGTGTTCGCCTTGGGCGACACCGTGAAGAAAGCCGAGGAAGGCTGGTGGGTACCGGCCTACGTGATCAAGGGCGATGAGGCACGCGGCATCAAGCCGACGGCGCCGGAGCTGCACAGCGTCGACGACCTCAAGCGCTACCCCGAGGTGTTCAGCGACCCGGAAGCACCCGGCAAGGGTCGCTTCCTCAACAGCCCGAGCGGCTGGACCTCGGAAATCGTCAATACTCAGAAACTCAAGGCCTACGGGCTCGATGGCCTGTACAACAACTTCCGCAGTGGCACGGGCGCGGCGCTGGACGCCGAGATCGACTCGTCCATCCGCCGTGGCAAGCCGGTGCTGTTCTATTACTGGAGCCCGACACCGCTGATTGGTCGCCACGACCTGGTACGGTTGCAGGAACCGCCGTTCAATGCCGAGAACTGGGCCACCCTGCTCGACCCCAAGAACCCCAACCCACGGGGCAGCCAGTCGCTGCCGGCGAAACTGTCGATCGGGGTGTCCAAAGCATTTCGCGAGGGCTACCCGGAGCTGGTGGCAGTGTTCGAGAAAGTCGACTTGCCGATCGACCTGCTGAACAAGACCCTGGCGCAGATGAGCGAGAAACGCCTGGCGCCCGAAAAGGCCGCGCAAGCGTTCCTGCGCGACCATCCCGAGGTGTGGAAACCCTGGTTGCCGGCCGACATCGCGGCCAAAGTCGCCAGCGACCTGTGA
- a CDS encoding S8 family serine peptidase, which yields MSLDLQFVYYRNFTFDGKFHVRCIGDDLHKVKSIHYLLERKASDARVYLDGVTAPSQAHSGKPSDYGCPATLSTEAEAGSYVITPQVTLLDSEIMSLNLEDDADAVLREGPLVIDINEAELTRRILDNVPLPSSSSRRTRTEPDSFDVPALPDTERYPALILVFQEGGHAQFMAEKQHVAPGIDLEPFLEAQERDDEHLQVLANHYWIEQPASMSNPAFAALAGRLAALGYMERVAFLPPNVEPGYLFFAAAVVATLITGTAVVAGNHANAEAQPTPDFQALQRYLDEPGDRDKGLNIRKVWEAGVKGRGARVHFSDGGLYPNHEDLQANERLKVIPPTVNAEPEHGTASAGILLARDNGFGMTGICHAAELFIYDNRAKDARGYSQTLKKLLAYTRPGDIVAVNRQTANIDAMVAFLPSLHDKTWWEVTRTLTERGAVVLNAACNGAYKTDVNAGTTASYGVDLSHWRFFKDHGDADAILVGACHSWDGKPHQYSNYHYRYRMLNAWGDSVATLGYGKLQDKDGHDRDYTHNYGGTSSATPIVTGALALIQSYAIEQHHLYLNADQMHLLVTQSGYKDATLPLEDRLPMGARPNVLGALMLLDNILQGGRFHLPDDGVCGDECAPQG from the coding sequence ATGAGCCTGGATCTGCAATTCGTGTACTACCGCAACTTCACCTTCGACGGGAAATTCCACGTGCGTTGCATCGGTGACGACCTGCACAAGGTCAAGTCGATTCATTACTTGCTGGAGCGCAAGGCATCCGATGCACGGGTTTATCTCGATGGCGTGACCGCCCCTTCGCAAGCCCACAGCGGCAAGCCCAGCGACTACGGTTGCCCAGCCACCTTGAGCACCGAGGCCGAAGCGGGCAGTTACGTGATCACGCCCCAAGTCACGCTGCTGGACAGTGAAATCATGTCGTTGAACCTGGAGGACGACGCGGATGCTGTGTTACGCGAAGGGCCGCTGGTCATCGACATCAACGAGGCAGAACTCACCCGACGCATTCTCGACAATGTGCCGCTGCCGTCTTCCTCTTCGCGGCGCACGCGCACCGAGCCCGATTCGTTCGACGTGCCTGCGTTGCCGGATACTGAACGTTACCCCGCGCTGATCCTGGTATTCCAGGAGGGTGGCCACGCGCAGTTCATGGCCGAAAAGCAGCACGTTGCCCCAGGCATCGATCTTGAGCCATTCCTGGAGGCGCAAGAGCGGGACGATGAGCACTTGCAGGTACTCGCCAACCATTACTGGATCGAACAGCCGGCGTCGATGAGCAATCCAGCATTCGCCGCGCTGGCCGGGCGCCTGGCAGCGCTTGGCTACATGGAGCGGGTGGCGTTCCTGCCACCGAACGTCGAACCTGGTTACCTGTTCTTTGCCGCTGCTGTCGTCGCCACCTTGATCACCGGCACTGCCGTCGTGGCAGGCAACCATGCCAACGCAGAAGCCCAACCAACGCCAGATTTCCAGGCGCTGCAACGCTACCTCGACGAACCGGGCGACCGGGACAAAGGCTTGAACATTCGCAAGGTCTGGGAGGCCGGTGTGAAAGGCAGGGGCGCCCGGGTTCACTTCTCCGATGGCGGGCTGTACCCCAACCACGAAGACTTACAGGCCAATGAGCGGCTGAAGGTCATCCCGCCCACGGTAAACGCCGAACCCGAGCACGGCACCGCTTCGGCGGGTATCCTGCTGGCGCGTGACAACGGCTTCGGCATGACCGGTATCTGTCATGCCGCCGAGCTGTTCATCTATGACAACCGTGCTAAGGACGCCCGCGGTTATTCGCAGACGCTCAAGAAACTGCTGGCCTACACGCGCCCCGGCGATATCGTCGCGGTCAACCGGCAGACGGCCAATATCGATGCCATGGTGGCGTTCTTGCCGTCGCTTCACGACAAGACCTGGTGGGAGGTCACCCGCACGCTGACCGAACGCGGTGCCGTGGTGTTGAACGCGGCCTGCAATGGCGCCTACAAGACCGACGTCAACGCTGGCACCACCGCCAGCTACGGGGTAGACCTGTCCCACTGGCGTTTCTTCAAAGACCATGGCGACGCCGATGCGATCCTGGTAGGTGCCTGTCACTCGTGGGATGGCAAGCCACACCAGTATTCCAACTACCACTACCGCTACCGCATGCTCAATGCCTGGGGCGACAGTGTCGCGACCCTGGGCTATGGCAAGCTGCAGGACAAGGATGGCCACGACCGCGACTACACCCACAACTACGGTGGCACGTCCAGCGCCACGCCGATCGTGACCGGTGCCCTGGCGCTGATCCAGTCGTACGCGATAGAGCAGCATCACCTGTACCTGAACGCCGACCAGATGCACCTGCTGGTCACGCAGTCAGGCTACAAGGACGCCACGCTGCCCCTTGAGGACCGCCTGCCCATGGGCGCCCGACCCAATGTGCTGGGCGCTCTGATGCTGCTCGACAACATTCTCCAGGGCGGGCGCTTCCATCTGCCGGACGATGGCGTCTGCGGCGATGAATGCGCCCCGCAGGGCTAG
- a CDS encoding acyl-CoA dehydrogenase C-terminal domain-containing protein — protein sequence MTDYTAPLRDMRFILHDVFQGPALWARLPALAERVDAETADAILEEAAKVTANLIAPLSRNGDEQGVHFDAGQVTTPDGFRDAWRTYREGGWVGLGGNPEYGGMGMPKMLGVLFEEMLYAADCSFSLYSALSAGSCLAIDAHASETLKATYLPPLYEGRWAGTMCLTEPHAGTDLGLIRTRAEPQADGSYRISGSKIFITGGEQDLTENIVHLVLAKLPNAPAGAKGISLFLVPKYLVATDGSLGPRNAAHCGSIEHKMGIKASATCVMNFDGATGYLVGEPNKGLAAMFTMMNYERLSIGIQGIGCAEASYQSAARYANERLQSRAATGPQAQDKAADPIIHHGDVRRMLLTMRTLTEGGRAFATYVGQQLDLARYAEDAGEREHAQRQVALLTPVAKAFFTDNGLESCVLGQQVFGGHGYIREWGQEQRVRDVRIAQIYEGTNGIQALDLLGRKVLADGGQALAGFAAEVRAFCVSAPLHRDALQASLVRLVSTSEWLSGQVKEDANLVSSVAVEYLHLFGLTAYAYMWARMAAVAQARHDEEPAFYGAKLAAAAFYFQRVLPRGLGLEASIRAGSASLYRMAAEQF from the coding sequence ATGACCGACTACACAGCCCCCCTGCGCGACATGCGCTTCATTCTCCATGACGTCTTCCAGGGCCCAGCCCTCTGGGCCCGCCTGCCCGCCCTGGCCGAGCGCGTCGATGCCGAAACTGCCGACGCCATCCTCGAAGAAGCCGCCAAGGTCACCGCCAACCTCATCGCCCCGCTCAGCCGCAACGGCGACGAACAAGGCGTGCACTTCGACGCAGGCCAGGTCACCACCCCGGACGGCTTCCGCGACGCCTGGCGCACCTACCGCGAAGGCGGCTGGGTGGGCCTGGGCGGCAACCCCGAGTATGGCGGCATGGGCATGCCGAAAATGCTCGGCGTGCTGTTCGAGGAAATGCTCTACGCCGCCGACTGCAGCTTCAGCCTGTATTCGGCGCTGAGCGCCGGCAGTTGCCTGGCCATCGACGCCCATGCCAGCGAAACGCTCAAGGCCACCTACCTGCCGCCCCTGTACGAAGGCCGCTGGGCCGGCACCATGTGCCTGACCGAACCGCACGCCGGCACCGACCTGGGCCTGATCCGGACCCGCGCCGAACCCCAGGCCGATGGCAGCTACCGCATCAGCGGCAGCAAGATCTTCATCACTGGCGGCGAGCAGGACCTGACCGAGAACATCGTCCACCTGGTGCTGGCCAAGCTGCCGAACGCACCCGCAGGCGCCAAAGGCATCTCGCTGTTCCTGGTGCCCAAGTACCTCGTGGCCACCGATGGCAGCCTCGGGCCACGCAATGCCGCGCACTGCGGCTCGATCGAACACAAGATGGGCATCAAGGCGTCGGCCACCTGCGTGATGAACTTCGACGGCGCCACCGGTTACCTGGTGGGCGAGCCGAACAAAGGCCTGGCGGCCATGTTCACCATGATGAACTACGAGCGCCTGTCCATCGGCATCCAGGGCATCGGCTGCGCCGAGGCCTCGTACCAGAGCGCCGCCCGCTACGCCAACGAGCGCCTGCAAAGCCGCGCCGCAACCGGCCCGCAGGCGCAGGACAAGGCCGCCGACCCGATCATCCACCACGGCGACGTGCGCCGCATGCTGCTGACCATGCGCACCCTCACCGAAGGCGGCCGCGCCTTTGCCACCTATGTCGGCCAGCAACTGGACCTGGCGCGCTATGCCGAAGATGCCGGCGAGCGCGAACACGCCCAGCGCCAGGTGGCCCTGCTCACGCCGGTGGCCAAGGCATTCTTCACCGATAACGGCCTGGAAAGCTGCGTACTTGGGCAACAGGTGTTCGGCGGCCATGGCTACATCCGCGAATGGGGCCAGGAGCAGCGCGTGCGTGATGTGCGCATTGCACAGATCTACGAAGGCACCAACGGCATCCAGGCCCTCGACCTGCTAGGGCGCAAGGTGCTGGCCGACGGTGGGCAGGCTCTGGCAGGCTTTGCTGCCGAAGTGCGCGCTTTCTGCGTAAGTGCGCCGCTGCATCGGGATGCTCTGCAGGCCAGCCTGGTGCGCCTGGTGAGCACCAGCGAGTGGTTGAGCGGGCAAGTGAAAGAGGACGCCAACCTGGTGAGCAGCGTGGCGGTGGAGTACCTGCACCTGTTCGGCCTGACCGCCTACGCCTATATGTGGGCGCGCATGGCGGCGGTGGCTCAGGCCAGGCACGATGAAGAACCGGCGTTCTATGGCGCCAAGCTGGCGGCCGCGGCGTTCTACTTCCAGCGGGTGTTGCCGCGCGGGCTGGGGCTGGAGGCAAGTATTCGTGCGGGGAGCGCGAGCCTCTATCGCATGGCGGCCGAGCAGTTCTGA